The following coding sequences lie in one Polynucleobacter sp. HIN7 genomic window:
- a CDS encoding branched-chain amino acid ABC transporter substrate-binding protein: protein MKPYQKVFSYSVLSLTTVGLLVACGGKANDGEVKIGHVAPLTGSIAHMGKQNENGAVLAVEELNKAGLMINGKKVVLKLVPEDDAADPKTATQVAQKLVDAKVVAVVGHLNSGTTIPASKIYHDAGITQISPSATNPEYTKQGFKTAYRLVATDAQQGPALADYVAKNLKAKVVAIIDDSTQYGKGLADEFEKTVKAAGIKVLPREATNDKATDFKAILTKVKGGKPDVIMYGGMDATGGPLAKQAKELGIKAKIVGGDGICTDKLAELAGDAINNVVCSEAAMALSKMEAGPEFQKKYKERFNIDVDIYAPFSYDAVYVIVDAMKRANSVEPAKILAAMPQTQMKGLIGNIAFNDQGDLKESVITLYDYKDKKKSVLEIIKMQ, encoded by the coding sequence ATGAAACCATATCAAAAGGTGTTTTCATATAGCGTGCTTTCGCTTACGACGGTGGGCTTGTTAGTTGCCTGCGGCGGTAAGGCAAATGATGGTGAGGTGAAGATCGGTCATGTGGCTCCACTGACTGGATCGATTGCTCATATGGGTAAGCAAAATGAAAACGGTGCTGTTCTGGCAGTTGAGGAGCTCAATAAAGCTGGACTGATGATCAATGGTAAGAAGGTGGTGCTGAAGTTAGTGCCAGAAGATGATGCAGCAGACCCTAAAACAGCCACCCAAGTTGCTCAAAAATTAGTTGATGCAAAAGTCGTCGCAGTCGTAGGACACTTAAATTCGGGGACTACGATCCCAGCTTCGAAGATTTACCATGATGCTGGTATCACTCAAATTTCTCCATCGGCAACCAACCCTGAATACACCAAGCAGGGCTTTAAAACCGCCTATCGTTTAGTGGCGACCGATGCACAACAGGGCCCAGCTCTAGCTGATTATGTGGCCAAGAATTTAAAAGCAAAAGTGGTGGCAATCATTGATGACTCGACCCAATATGGCAAGGGTCTCGCAGATGAGTTTGAGAAAACAGTGAAAGCTGCTGGTATCAAGGTATTGCCACGTGAGGCAACCAATGACAAGGCAACTGACTTTAAGGCCATTCTCACCAAGGTGAAGGGGGGTAAGCCCGATGTCATCATGTATGGCGGAATGGATGCCACGGGCGGCCCTTTAGCCAAGCAAGCTAAGGAATTGGGAATCAAAGCGAAGATCGTGGGCGGCGATGGAATTTGTACTGATAAATTGGCTGAGTTAGCTGGCGATGCAATCAATAATGTGGTTTGTTCAGAAGCTGCGATGGCCCTCTCAAAAATGGAAGCAGGGCCCGAGTTCCAGAAAAAATATAAAGAGCGCTTCAATATTGATGTCGATATCTATGCTCCATTCTCATACGATGCAGTTTATGTGATTGTGGATGCGATGAAGCGTGCTAACTCAGTTGAGCCAGCCAAGATCTTAGCCGCGATGCCTCAAACACAGATGAAGGGTTTGATTGGCAATATTGCGTTTAATGATCAGGGTGATCTCAAGGAAAGCGTGATCACCTTATACGATTACAAGGATAAGAAGAAGTCAGTCCTCGAAATTATTAAGATGCAGTAA
- a CDS encoding branched-chain amino acid ABC transporter permease, translated as MDILLQQILNGLVLGSIYALIALGYTMVYGILGIINFAHGEVLMIGALVSLTLITFITQLPLGLPPWVLLVLVLLMTMAVCALVSYLIERFAYRPLRQAPRLAPLISAIGVSVLLQTLAMMIWSRNPMTYPQLLPSTPIEILGSGATITGKEIVIIVTSFLVMALLLLIVQKTKLGRAMRATAEQPNVAALMGVNPNRVISITFMLGGALAALAGIMMATNYGNVHFSMGFIPGLKAFTAAVLGGIGNIQGAMLGGLLLGLIEAIGAGYISDWTGGLLGSNYQDIFAFMVLILVLVFRPRGLLGERVSDRA; from the coding sequence ATGGATATTCTGCTACAGCAGATTTTGAATGGCCTAGTGCTGGGTAGTATCTATGCCTTGATTGCATTGGGCTACACCATGGTCTATGGGATCTTAGGAATCATTAACTTTGCTCATGGCGAGGTTTTGATGATTGGCGCATTGGTATCCCTCACCCTCATCACATTCATTACGCAATTACCGCTGGGTTTACCACCATGGGTATTACTAGTTTTAGTTTTATTGATGACCATGGCAGTATGCGCGTTGGTTAGCTATTTGATTGAGCGTTTTGCTTATCGGCCTTTGCGTCAAGCACCACGTTTGGCACCATTGATTTCTGCGATTGGCGTCTCGGTCTTATTGCAAACCTTGGCCATGATGATCTGGTCTCGTAATCCCATGACCTATCCTCAGTTACTACCATCGACACCCATCGAGATCTTGGGTTCAGGAGCAACCATTACGGGTAAAGAAATTGTGATTATTGTCACGTCTTTTTTAGTTATGGCTTTATTGCTTCTGATTGTGCAAAAGACCAAGCTCGGACGGGCGATGCGCGCAACGGCTGAGCAGCCGAACGTGGCTGCGTTGATGGGTGTTAATCCCAATCGGGTCATTTCGATCACGTTTATGTTGGGAGGCGCGCTGGCAGCCCTTGCCGGGATCATGATGGCCACCAACTACGGTAATGTGCATTTCTCAATGGGATTTATTCCTGGATTAAAAGCTTTTACTGCTGCAGTACTGGGCGGTATCGGCAATATTCAGGGGGCGATGTTAGGTGGACTGTTGCTTGGTCTGATTGAGGCGATTGGGGCTGGTTACATCAGTGATTGGACTGGTGGTCTCTTAGGATCCAACTATCAAGATATCTTTGCCTTCATGGTCTTGATCTTAGTATTGGTATTTAGGCCTCGCGGCTTGCTGGGTGAGCGAGTATCGGATCGTGCTTAA
- the radC gene encoding RadC family protein encodes MTRTQLHRRRPIVEGVDVILPAREGQSIVDGQERIGGNGRLTHAAIVARETQNHPISQWPKAQQPREKLIRQGAASLSDAELLAIFLRSGVKGKSAVSLAQDLLSQFGGMQGLVNAPVSDIYRCHGIGPSKWAQIKAAYELVKRCLHESLSQQAIFSSSTQVREFLQTKIARLEHEVFLCLYLDNSNRLIECQELFRGSIDQTAIYPREIIKECLNRNASALVIAHNHPGGNPLPSPNDEAITHELRQALHWVNIALLDHCIVAKHGFFSFSDAGLIEKPLNESVY; translated from the coding sequence TTGACCCGTACCCAATTGCATCGTCGCCGGCCGATCGTCGAAGGTGTTGATGTAATCCTCCCCGCCAGGGAGGGTCAATCGATAGTTGATGGTCAAGAAAGAATCGGGGGAAACGGTAGGCTCACTCATGCTGCCATTGTAGCCAGAGAGACACAGAATCACCCAATCTCGCAATGGCCAAAAGCACAACAGCCCCGTGAGAAATTAATCCGCCAAGGCGCCGCCTCCCTATCCGATGCTGAGCTCTTAGCCATTTTTCTGCGTTCTGGGGTTAAAGGTAAAAGCGCTGTTTCTTTGGCCCAGGATCTGCTCAGTCAATTTGGAGGGATGCAAGGCCTCGTGAATGCGCCTGTCTCTGATATTTACCGCTGCCATGGAATAGGGCCTTCAAAATGGGCTCAAATCAAAGCTGCCTATGAGCTGGTGAAACGCTGTCTTCATGAAAGCCTCTCTCAGCAAGCAATATTCTCATCCTCAACCCAAGTCAGGGAGTTTTTGCAAACCAAAATTGCCAGGCTGGAGCACGAGGTATTTCTTTGCCTGTACTTAGATAACAGTAATCGTTTGATAGAGTGCCAAGAGCTATTTCGGGGATCGATTGATCAAACGGCCATTTACCCCCGAGAAATCATTAAAGAATGCCTCAATCGCAATGCCAGCGCCTTGGTGATTGCCCACAATCACCCGGGGGGCAACCCACTTCCCAGCCCCAATGATGAGGCCATTACCCATGAACTGAGGCAAGCACTCCACTGGGTCAATATTGCACTCCTCGACCATTGCATCGTGGCAAAGCATGGTTTTTTCTCATTTTCGGATGCGGGCCTTATAGAAAAGCCCCTAAATGAGAGTGTTTACTAA
- a CDS encoding ABC transporter ATP-binding protein, which produces MSDLLRISGVSKRFGGIQALDDVAIRVREGAIAGLIGPNGAGKTTFFNVITGLYPADQGSFELQGRLYSPHSVSQVTQAGIARTFQNIRLFKEMTALENVMVGCHCRSSIGIWGAVLGTQSNRREERDIREKSLALLAYVGLQDYARHKAKNLSYGYQRRLEIARALATEPILLALDEPAAGMNASEKLELKELILKIRADGKTILLIEHDVHLVMSLCDHLTVLDYGKVIADGLPDAVRSHPEVIRAYLGGAAA; this is translated from the coding sequence ATGAGTGATCTCTTAAGGATTTCAGGAGTATCGAAGCGCTTTGGAGGTATTCAGGCCCTTGATGATGTTGCTATTCGTGTTCGGGAGGGCGCAATCGCAGGGCTTATTGGGCCTAATGGCGCCGGCAAGACTACCTTCTTTAATGTGATTACTGGCTTATATCCAGCCGATCAGGGTTCGTTTGAGCTCCAGGGTCGCCTATATTCCCCTCATTCAGTATCTCAGGTCACCCAAGCGGGGATTGCTAGAACCTTTCAGAACATTCGCTTATTTAAAGAGATGACCGCCTTGGAGAACGTCATGGTGGGATGCCATTGCCGCTCATCCATTGGTATATGGGGCGCGGTCTTGGGCACACAATCCAATCGACGTGAAGAGCGCGACATCCGTGAAAAATCACTTGCCTTGCTCGCGTATGTTGGCTTGCAAGACTATGCACGACATAAGGCTAAAAATTTATCCTATGGGTATCAACGACGTCTTGAAATTGCCCGTGCTTTAGCTACTGAACCAATTCTATTGGCCCTTGATGAGCCAGCTGCTGGGATGAATGCCAGCGAGAAGCTGGAACTAAAAGAATTAATCCTAAAGATCCGAGCTGATGGCAAAACTATTTTGCTCATTGAGCACGATGTACATCTCGTAATGAGTCTTTGTGATCATTTGACGGTGCTTGATTATGGCAAGGTGATTGCCGATGGATTGCCCGATGCAGTACGCAGTCATCCAGAGGTGATTCGGGCTTATTTAGGCGGGGCGGCGGCATGA
- a CDS encoding RsmB/NOP family class I SAM-dependent RNA methyltransferase: MTRSSSTASKRISKEKKYAKSKDAKAPVLINPQGQKNYSHAKALPQHVLHLEQLLPELLQFDQPADRVVSRYFRAHPKLGNRDRALIAEAAFSVLRRKQEFSQFAASGSGSLARRLALLGLVSALSEGGLGTANRLESALADLAFVIQKEEYEWLSRFGQVDRDALGRLVKHNLPEWLWNTMVQSFGEEEAGRLAESLMKPAPLDLRANTLKTSRDQLLMQMNQSANRFEAHPTPYSQDGIRIFGKPALQSSTWMKDGLFEVQDEGSQILCHLLDPKRGEMVVDFCAGAGGKTLALGAMMRNTGRLYAFDTSERRLANLKPRLARSGLSNVHPMWIDSERDPRIKRLAGKIDRVLVDAPCSGLGTLRRNPDLKWRQTPAEIAKLAPTQLAILESAARLLKPGGRLVYATCSLLDQENQELVNLFLEKHPDFELLSAKEALGHHFLHDGIPIGTSKDKPWWQLLPSQHGTDGFFGAIMQRKP; the protein is encoded by the coding sequence ATGACGCGATCCTCCTCTACCGCTTCAAAGCGGATTTCCAAAGAAAAGAAGTATGCAAAGAGTAAGGATGCCAAAGCGCCTGTACTGATTAATCCCCAAGGGCAAAAAAATTATTCGCATGCGAAGGCGTTGCCGCAGCACGTTTTGCATCTTGAGCAGTTGCTTCCTGAGTTATTGCAATTTGACCAACCAGCCGATCGGGTTGTTAGTCGTTACTTTCGTGCGCATCCCAAATTGGGCAATCGAGATCGCGCCCTAATTGCTGAGGCTGCGTTTTCTGTATTGCGTCGCAAGCAGGAGTTTTCTCAATTTGCAGCCAGTGGCTCTGGCTCCCTAGCCCGCCGCTTGGCCTTGCTGGGCTTGGTTTCAGCCTTATCTGAAGGGGGGCTTGGGACCGCAAATCGACTAGAGAGCGCACTCGCTGATTTGGCCTTTGTTATACAAAAGGAGGAGTACGAGTGGCTAAGTCGTTTTGGCCAAGTTGATCGTGATGCGCTGGGGCGATTGGTAAAACATAATTTGCCGGAATGGCTTTGGAACACGATGGTTCAGTCTTTTGGTGAGGAAGAGGCTGGTCGTTTGGCTGAGTCTCTCATGAAGCCGGCACCATTGGATTTGCGTGCGAACACTTTAAAGACCTCGCGCGATCAATTACTGATGCAAATGAATCAAAGTGCGAATCGATTTGAGGCGCACCCAACGCCCTATTCCCAGGACGGAATCCGTATTTTTGGAAAACCCGCCCTACAAAGCTCGACCTGGATGAAGGATGGCTTGTTTGAGGTTCAGGATGAGGGTAGTCAAATCCTATGTCACTTGCTCGATCCCAAGCGTGGAGAAATGGTGGTTGATTTTTGTGCTGGAGCCGGCGGCAAGACTTTGGCCTTGGGTGCAATGATGCGTAATACCGGCCGCCTATATGCATTTGATACCTCTGAGCGACGCTTAGCCAACTTAAAACCACGTCTAGCTCGTAGTGGCCTATCCAATGTGCATCCTATGTGGATTGATAGTGAGAGAGACCCTAGAATCAAGCGTCTTGCAGGAAAAATTGACCGGGTCTTAGTGGATGCCCCCTGCAGCGGCTTAGGGACTTTGCGACGCAATCCCGACCTGAAGTGGCGCCAGACACCAGCTGAGATCGCTAAATTGGCCCCCACCCAACTAGCCATTTTGGAGTCGGCAGCTCGTTTGCTAAAACCAGGGGGTCGTCTGGTTTACGCCACCTGTAGCCTTTTAGATCAAGAAAATCAAGAGCTTGTAAACCTTTTCCTAGAAAAACACCCCGATTTTGAGCTTTTATCGGCTAAGGAGGCCCTAGGACATCATTTTTTACATGATGGAATTCCGATTGGCACCAGTAAGGACAAGCCTTGGTGGCAACTTTTACCCTCACAGCACGGAACCGATGGATTTTTTGGGGCAATTATGCAGCGAAAGCCTTAA
- a CDS encoding DesA family fatty acid desaturase — translation MSAISSLHDGLIQWLAHGYLDWAWWQIVIFTLVMTHITIASVTIFLHRCQAHRALDLHAIPSHFFRFWLWLTTGMVTKEWASVHRKHHAKCESVEDPHSPQVLGIDTVLLRGAELYKVEAAKKETLEKFGHGTPDDWIEHNLYSRFTWQGVGLMLIIDLFLFGAIGATVWAVQMLWIPITAAGVINGIGHYWGYRNYDCEDASTNIVPWGILIGGEELHNNHHTYATSAKLSNKWYEFDIGWVYICALRSLGLAKVKKVPPKPVLAEVRPADDQTLEAIIANRYEIMARYSKTLKRCIANEFQHMQEFASHLKDARDWLYKDEAKLTALEKEKLEELMKTNSQLRKMIEMRRELHAIWGRSNATREQLLGQLRSWCNRAEEAGPHSLKEFSLRLRRYSNPA, via the coding sequence ATGAGCGCCATTTCTAGTTTGCATGATGGATTAATTCAGTGGTTGGCCCACGGTTACTTGGACTGGGCTTGGTGGCAGATCGTGATCTTTACCCTGGTCATGACCCACATTACGATTGCTAGTGTTACGATTTTTTTACATCGTTGTCAGGCGCATCGAGCACTCGACCTTCACGCTATTCCCTCTCATTTCTTCCGGTTTTGGTTATGGCTCACTACTGGAATGGTAACTAAGGAGTGGGCCTCGGTTCATCGTAAACATCATGCGAAATGCGAGTCCGTTGAAGATCCACATAGTCCGCAAGTTTTAGGAATCGACACAGTTCTTTTGCGCGGCGCAGAACTCTACAAGGTAGAAGCTGCAAAGAAAGAGACACTGGAAAAATTTGGTCACGGTACTCCCGATGACTGGATTGAGCACAATCTCTATTCGCGCTTTACATGGCAAGGCGTTGGTCTCATGCTTATCATCGACCTATTTTTGTTTGGTGCGATTGGCGCAACCGTTTGGGCTGTGCAAATGCTATGGATTCCGATTACCGCTGCAGGCGTCATTAATGGAATCGGCCACTATTGGGGATATCGGAACTACGACTGTGAAGATGCATCAACCAATATTGTGCCGTGGGGCATTTTGATTGGTGGAGAAGAGCTTCATAACAATCACCATACCTATGCAACGAGCGCCAAGTTATCAAACAAATGGTATGAGTTTGATATTGGCTGGGTTTACATTTGCGCTTTGCGCTCACTCGGTTTGGCAAAGGTCAAGAAAGTCCCGCCTAAGCCCGTTCTCGCAGAAGTTCGTCCCGCCGACGATCAAACTCTAGAAGCGATTATTGCCAATCGCTACGAGATCATGGCACGTTATAGCAAAACCCTAAAGCGCTGCATTGCAAATGAATTCCAGCACATGCAAGAATTTGCATCGCACCTGAAGGATGCGCGTGATTGGCTTTATAAGGATGAAGCTAAATTGACTGCCCTTGAGAAAGAAAAGCTTGAGGAGCTCATGAAAACGAATTCTCAGTTACGCAAGATGATTGAGATGCGTCGTGAGTTGCATGCAATTTGGGGTCGCTCCAACGCTACTCGTGAGCAATTACTGGGACAGCTGCGTTCATGGTGCAATCGAGCCGAAGAGGCTGGGCCACACTCCCTCAAGGAGTTTTCGCTTCGCCTGCGGCGCTACTCTAATCCAGCCTAA
- a CDS encoding FKBP-type peptidyl-prolyl cis-trans isomerase: MTINYRLTLPGGEDYINTFDDRPATMQLGTGQFAPCFEKVLLGAKVGEKRSAVLSPQDAFGEHKPELIQWVGMDVLLANTDEVPEFAPGDMIEFNAPSGAQYAGVLQSINEEGAWFDFNHPLAGKQLSFEAEIIAIL, translated from the coding sequence TTGACCATCAACTATCGATTGACCCTCCCTGGCGGGGAGGATTACATCAACACCTTCGACGATCGGCCGGCGACGATGCAATTGGGTACGGGTCAATTCGCCCCCTGTTTTGAAAAGGTTTTGTTGGGAGCAAAAGTGGGTGAAAAGCGCTCAGCTGTTCTAAGCCCACAGGACGCGTTTGGGGAGCACAAGCCAGAGCTCATCCAGTGGGTGGGTATGGATGTATTGTTAGCCAATACCGATGAGGTTCCGGAATTTGCCCCGGGCGATATGATTGAATTTAATGCGCCTAGCGGTGCACAATATGCAGGCGTATTGCAATCCATTAATGAAGAGGGTGCGTGGTTTGATTTCAACCATCCCTTAGCAGGTAAACAGTTAAGTTTTGAAGCAGAAATTATTGCCATTTTGTAA
- a CDS encoding ABC transporter permease subunit has protein sequence MLKPFFHRTSRRDQQRFWIASTIALLALPWIMGSVGGNYWVRVLDFALLYVVLALGLNVVIGFAGLLDLGYIAFYAVGAYSYALLASPHLTTQFPAIAAVFPTGIHFPLWGALILSFGLAAIFGVLLGFPTLKLRGDYLAIVTLGFGEIIRIFLNNLDRPLNLTNGPKGIGSIQPIELFGINLSKPMNIWGLEIPSLYLLFYFFLILAVLVAIVCSRLEHSRIGRAWVAIREDEIAAEAMGIETRNMKLLAFAIGASFAGAAGVLFAAFQGFVSPESFTLWESIVVLAMVVMGGMGHIPGVILGAILLAVFPELLRSIAAPIQQFVFGSVLVDTEIIRQLLYGLALILIMLYRPNGIWQKPDTLKATNG, from the coding sequence GTGCTTAAACCATTTTTTCATCGCACGTCTCGTCGTGATCAACAACGATTTTGGATCGCGAGTACGATCGCATTACTAGCTCTACCTTGGATCATGGGCTCGGTTGGCGGTAACTACTGGGTTCGGGTATTGGATTTTGCCTTGCTATACGTTGTTCTCGCATTGGGCCTCAATGTGGTGATTGGTTTTGCGGGTTTACTTGATTTGGGCTATATCGCTTTTTATGCAGTGGGCGCCTATAGTTATGCTTTACTAGCTTCGCCCCATCTGACCACGCAATTTCCTGCCATTGCCGCTGTTTTTCCCACCGGAATTCATTTTCCACTGTGGGGCGCACTCATCCTCTCTTTTGGATTGGCCGCGATCTTTGGGGTGCTTCTTGGATTTCCAACCCTAAAGTTACGCGGCGATTATTTGGCGATTGTGACCTTGGGCTTTGGGGAAATTATTCGGATCTTCTTAAATAACCTTGATCGCCCCCTCAATCTAACAAATGGGCCTAAAGGGATTGGCAGTATTCAGCCAATCGAGCTCTTTGGCATCAATCTCTCAAAGCCAATGAATATCTGGGGTCTAGAGATTCCATCACTATATTTACTCTTCTATTTTTTCTTAATCCTTGCCGTTCTAGTTGCCATTGTCTGCTCGCGTTTAGAGCATTCTAGAATCGGTCGTGCCTGGGTGGCGATTCGGGAGGATGAGATCGCCGCGGAGGCGATGGGGATTGAAACTCGTAATATGAAGTTATTGGCGTTTGCGATTGGCGCAAGTTTTGCAGGTGCCGCAGGCGTATTATTTGCCGCCTTTCAAGGCTTTGTATCACCCGAGTCCTTTACTTTATGGGAATCGATTGTGGTTTTAGCCATGGTGGTAATGGGTGGGATGGGGCACATTCCAGGGGTGATTCTTGGGGCAATCTTGCTCGCTGTTTTTCCTGAGCTGTTACGAAGCATTGCAGCCCCGATTCAGCAATTTGTCTTTGGGTCGGTTCTTGTTGATACCGAAATTATTCGTCAGTTACTGTATGGCTTGGCGCTGATCCTCATCATGCTCTATCGACCCAATGGAATTTGGCAAAAACCCGATACTTTGAAAGCCACAAACGGATGA
- the purN gene encoding phosphoribosylglycinamide formyltransferase, whose translation MHSIVSLISGRGSNFEAIYKAAKAKSWDVRFTGLIANQPEAKGLEFAKSVGIPIAVIDHRDYPSREAFDEALMQQIDAFGADLVVLAGFMRILTPGFIEHYEGRMMNIHPSLLPRFPGLHTHERALGAGDRVHGATVHFVSAGVDEGPIICQSEVPVLPTDTPSDLAARVLKTEHQIYPLAVEWFINGRLHLAGNRVSVDPPELQYIPFP comes from the coding sequence ATGCATTCAATCGTTTCTTTAATTTCAGGGCGCGGCTCTAATTTCGAGGCAATTTACAAGGCCGCAAAAGCAAAATCATGGGATGTACGATTTACGGGCTTAATTGCAAATCAGCCCGAGGCCAAGGGGCTCGAGTTTGCGAAGTCGGTTGGCATTCCTATCGCGGTGATTGATCACCGGGACTATCCAAGCCGGGAAGCCTTTGACGAGGCATTGATGCAGCAAATTGATGCCTTTGGTGCAGATCTTGTGGTTTTGGCTGGCTTTATGAGAATCCTAACCCCAGGGTTCATTGAGCACTATGAGGGGCGCATGATGAATATTCACCCCTCCTTATTGCCACGTTTTCCTGGTTTGCATACCCATGAACGGGCCTTGGGGGCGGGAGATCGGGTGCATGGCGCCACAGTGCATTTTGTTAGCGCTGGCGTAGATGAGGGCCCGATTATTTGTCAAAGTGAGGTCCCTGTCCTACCCACCGATACCCCAAGTGATTTAGCTGCTCGGGTTTTAAAGACGGAGCATCAAATCTATCCATTAGCAGTTGAGTGGTTTATTAATGGGCGTTTACATCTTGCAGGTAATCGAGTGAGTGTTGACCCACCTGAGTTACAGTACATTCCTTTCCCATAA
- the rpmB gene encoding 50S ribosomal protein L28 has product MAKVCQVTGKKPMVGNNVSHANNKTKRRFLPNLQNRRFWVESENRWVSLRLTNAGLRLIDKNGIDSVLADLRARGQV; this is encoded by the coding sequence ATGGCAAAAGTTTGCCAAGTCACTGGGAAAAAGCCGATGGTCGGCAACAATGTTTCCCATGCAAATAACAAAACAAAGCGTCGCTTTTTGCCTAATTTGCAAAATCGTCGTTTCTGGGTTGAGTCTGAAAATCGCTGGGTTAGCCTTCGCTTAACCAATGCTGGACTTCGTTTAATCGACAAGAATGGTATTGATTCTGTTTTGGCAGATCTTCGTGCCCGTGGTCAAGTTTAA
- the ispH gene encoding 4-hydroxy-3-methylbut-2-enyl diphosphate reductase, with amino-acid sequence MQSNPLPSESDEILLAQPRGFCAGVDRAINIVNEALSRFGAPIYVRHEIVHNKYVVDELRAKGAIFVDEIDEIPRGAIVIYSAHGVSQQVRQDAAERGLQVYDATCPLVTKVHVEVVKLCKDGFTVFMIGHAGHPEVEGTMGQVESGIFLIENLEDVEKLNFSADERLAFVTQTTLSVDETKEIVNALTKKFPKIIQPKKQDICYATQNRQDAVKFMAPQVQLVIVVGSQASSNSNRLRELAEKLGVPAYMVDAPDQLRPEWFEGKKRVGLTAGASAPESLAQAIVARIQEFGPRQIRSLDGVVEDVTFSLPKNLTHPV; translated from the coding sequence ATGCAAAGCAATCCATTACCGTCTGAAAGTGATGAAATACTCTTGGCGCAGCCCAGGGGATTTTGTGCGGGCGTTGATCGAGCGATCAATATTGTGAATGAGGCGCTTAGTCGCTTTGGCGCCCCGATTTATGTGCGTCATGAAATCGTGCACAACAAATACGTGGTTGATGAGTTGCGCGCGAAAGGTGCTATCTTTGTGGACGAGATTGACGAAATTCCACGTGGAGCGATTGTGATCTACAGTGCTCATGGGGTTTCTCAGCAGGTTCGCCAAGACGCCGCCGAGCGCGGCTTGCAAGTCTATGACGCAACCTGTCCCTTGGTGACCAAAGTGCACGTTGAAGTGGTGAAGTTGTGCAAAGATGGGTTTACGGTATTCATGATCGGTCATGCTGGCCACCCAGAGGTTGAGGGAACCATGGGGCAGGTCGAGAGTGGCATCTTCCTGATTGAGAATTTGGAGGATGTGGAGAAACTCAATTTTTCAGCTGACGAGCGTTTGGCATTTGTAACCCAAACGACCCTATCGGTTGATGAGACCAAAGAAATTGTGAATGCGCTCACCAAAAAATTCCCTAAAATTATTCAACCGAAGAAGCAGGACATTTGTTACGCCACTCAAAATCGACAAGATGCAGTGAAATTTATGGCGCCCCAAGTTCAATTGGTGATTGTCGTGGGAAGTCAGGCGAGCTCGAACTCTAATCGTCTGCGCGAACTGGCTGAAAAATTAGGCGTACCGGCCTACATGGTCGATGCTCCCGATCAACTTCGCCCCGAATGGTTTGAGGGCAAGAAGCGAGTTGGTTTAACTGCAGGTGCGTCAGCGCCAGAGAGTCTTGCGCAAGCAATCGTGGCTCGAATTCAAGAGTTTGGCCCACGTCAAATTCGATCTTTAGATGGGGTTGTGGAGGATGTCACTTTCTCCTTACCAAAAAATCTGACGCATCCCGTTTAA
- the rpmG gene encoding 50S ribosomal protein L33: MAKGAREKIKLESTAGTGHFYTTTKNKRTKPEKMEIMKFDPKARKHVAYKETKIK, from the coding sequence ATGGCTAAAGGCGCACGCGAGAAAATCAAGTTAGAGTCGACTGCAGGTACTGGTCACTTTTACACCACCACTAAAAACAAACGCACCAAACCCGAGAAAATGGAGATCATGAAATTTGATCCAAAAGCTCGCAAGCACGTTGCTTATAAAGAAACCAAGATTAAGTAA